The Oncorhynchus masou masou isolate Uvic2021 chromosome 13, UVic_Omas_1.1, whole genome shotgun sequence genomic interval ATCTCCTGACGTTAGCATTTGTATGGAAAAGTAGCAGAGATGAAAACAAAATCGGAAGACATGATTACCGGTAACATGACTGAGAGAAACGGAACAGGTTGAGGATGTGATCGGCTGAAGTTGTGGTTGTTAACAAAATCCTAAAAGGTGACCTCCTCAAAAAGGTAAATTGGTACATTAAAAACATCACCTGACAACTGACTACTTTTCATTGTAGACACTGATAACCTAAGCACAAAAAATCCTTACCACACTCTGTATAAAATACCCTATGGGGTGAAATGCCATCCAAGGCGTAGCCAACCTAACCCACCTTGGAGAGGTACTCCCTCATGACCTGGATGAAATAGGGCATGGAGAAGTCCATGATGTTGTGCCTCCAGGCCGTCTCCAGCACCACGTCAGGCCTCAGCAGGTCGTAGCAGGTGAAGAGGCAGGCGGCAAAGCACTCCTTCTTGTCCTCTTCCAGGAACCAGGCCAACAACTCCTCAGCCAGCTCCAGGTCTTTCGACTCAGACGCATACTGCATGGCGTCCTACACACAAAACACCACAGACATACACGTCGAGACACAGGGAAAGAATTCAGACAGTGACGTCAAAAAGCAATGTTATGATCCATACATTTTACAAAAACAACAGCAGCATGGGTATCTGTGTGAGCTGATGATCACTGGTCTTTAGACAAAATATTAGTATTGGATATAAAGTTGAGGAGAAGATGGACCTTGTAGAGTTTGTCCTTCTTGCAGAGTTCCACGCTCTGCTTCCAGCGGTTGTTGCCTTTGAAGAGGTAGGCAGCAATCCTCCTGAACTCAATCAGCTCGTGCTTCTCCAGGCCCTGGGCCAGGGTGATGTTGTCAAAGTTGTCGTAGGCATCAATGGAGGCACGCAGGgcctggacaggacagaggagtaACAATAAGAGAGAAAGTCATTTCTGCATGACAGAAAATGAATGCAGACTTTTTTTCAAAAGAACTTTCTCTTTTCACAATGGTAATTTCAGTGTTCTCACAGATTCTTCTCGTCAAAGTATGAAGAACTAAGCTTATGTTAAAAGATCTTAGTACCGCATAGTCTTCCTCTGTGATGAAGAGGTTGTTAAGTGCTTCGTTGACACCCTTGTTGTTGTGGTTCTGCACTGACCGCAGGTACGGCTTGACCAGTGACAGCTGCTTGgtctggaggtggacagagaaaAAAAAGTCCAGTCAGTGAACAGTCAAGCAGGTCATTCTGAATGCCAAAGATTGCCATACAAGAAGCTATCAAGTATGGACAGAGTAGCATCCTAGTACCTTCATGAAGAAGTTGACTGCGCGGGTGTGGTCGAGTCGTGGTGACAGCACTATGAGCAGGTCGTTCAGTAACAATGGTTTGAACTCCAGGTAGAACTGGATAGCCTTGTAGTATAACTCCACATTGGCCACCTGGAATCACAAGCCTCATACATTCAGCTGCAGGATGTGGATTTCTAGTCAGTGACAAATACTTGGCCTCATACAATGACCAAGGAATACATCATGACAACAACCAATAcaaaatgtttgcaaatctaAAACATGACATGCTGAGCTTGTGTGTTGTTGCAGTCAGTCAGTTACCTTGGTGACAATGTCTTTGAACTGTCCCTCCTTCCAGGCGTCTGAGGGGTGGCTCATCATGGTGAGGATGGCGTTGTCAAACTCCTCATACTTGTCATAGAGGAAGACCAGCTCCGCCCACAGGTGGGCCTGCTCTGCAGCCCTCAGGACCTGAAGACACACATTAACATTATCGTCACCCACCCCAAAAGCAGCACACAAAGATATGAATCACTAAATCACATACATTGCTGCATTCAAATAACATATGAACAAATATCAAAATATAAAGACTTTGCAGATCATTTCAATCCGCTTGCATATAGACATCTATCTCGTAGCGTTCTTCCTCTCTCTTACCTTTGGAATGTTGACTCTGGACCAGAAGAGCTCCAGGTGCTCCCTCATCTTCTGGGGTTTGAACTTTGAGTAGAGGATGGCCAGCTCTGTGAACATGCCCATGTGAGCCCGCTCCAGACCCAGGGCTGCCTCCAGCATGGTGATCAGCTCCTCAAAGTAAGCACGGTCCTAGAGACAAACACAACCATGGGATCTTCAATCAACACAGGACCATTAAAAACACATCACATGCTATGGTATGGTAAATTATTTTCTTTAACTCTGGCCAGGATAAGGCAATTGCTATGAGAGTGAATATTGGTAGTAATTGAACCAAATGGGCCTTACCTGATAGTAGTTGATGAGCTCCTCCAGTTCATCAGCATGGACAACAATATGCAGGCCACACATCTGTGCCAGGCGGAACTCATTTCCATCCACACAGGCAAAGCACACCTCTTTCCAGGTGCGGGTGCTGTTGGCTTTGCGGGCTCCATCCACGGCGGCCTGGTACTCTCCCAGGTGGACCAAGGTGGACGCTAGTCGCCCGAAGTTGGACACGTTGTTGTAGAGCAGCTTGGCCGCATCATACATCCTCTCATCATAACACCTGTCACCCACCTGGAATAGAGAAATACTTCATAAGAAAAGGGTATGATACTGGTCAGCAGTGATGGAGAAGGATGTGTCAGGTAAACGTGTGTGGGGGTATGCCGGTGTGTTTATGCGCCAGTATGTGTATTTTGTGTTCAGAGCGTACCTGTTGGATGTGGGCGTTGTTGGGTCCATTGATGAACTCCTCCAGTTCAGCCAGGCGGTTGGTCTTGGCCAGGGCGAAGATGAGCTCTGTCTCCACGTAGGACTCACGGGACTTCTTACGGGCCATCTGAAGGAACTTCACCAGGTCCTCCCAGTTACCTGAAGATAGTAGAGCAACATTTATATTTTCTTCACTAAACCCTTTTCTCCTAGTCTGGTTTCTGCAACTTTGAGATTGCAGGAAGTCCCGTCTCTTTGGCATATGacacaaggagtggaatgttagagACTGATAGCCAGACTACTTTTCCCCCAAATCGGATGCAGGTGAATACCTTCCCCTCCAATAGCAAGCCTACATTGAAAAACCCTAATGTTGGTTGTATGCTGGACAATACGTGGATCATTTTCTTTGTCTCTTACCACTCTGGGCTGCAGCCTGGCCCACCTCCATGTAGGCAGAGGGGTCATCAGCCTTGATGTAGGAGTCGATGGCCTCCTTCACCAGACCCTTCTGCAGCTGAGCCTTGGCCAGCTGGCTCCACACTGGAGGCTCGTTGCAGCGCTCAGCAAATTCATAGGCCCGGTCCAGGTTCCCAATGTGCTCAATCAGAACCTAAAAACACACAGAAATGACTTTTGTCAAGTTGACCTCTTAATCCATAGAATTCAGACAGAACAGTAGCATTGCCCACAACGGGAATTGAACAAGCAACATTTTGGTCAATGGTCCATTTGCCAGAGCAAAAGACTCAACCACTGACCTGCACGGCGGAGGTGTTGACATCAAACTTCCTGAAGATGGCAAAGGCCTCCTCGAAGAGCTCGTTGCTGATGGCGATGTTAGCGATGTCGGGGGCATCGTAGTTGTCTAGGCGGTTGATGTACTCCATCACACGGGTACGGTCCGCCTTGATGGCTGTCAGGATCAGCAAGTTCTGCAGGTTTCTGAATAAAAACACAGATGAACTCTGCTCAGTATGACAAACTAAAACAACAAGTTTAAAGTTACAAACAAGCCTGATATTGAAAGAGCAGACACACAATGGACAGCTCAGTCTGCCAGTGAGCACAGGTAGCAGAGCTTCAGTAGCCCTAGTACCTGTGTTCACTGAAGACAGAGTTATCCAGAACGATCTTCTCCAGCAGCTCAATGAGTTCGTTGGGGAGGTCTGCAGTCATGAAGGCCTTGACTGTAACGGACACCTCCTCTGGGTCCTGTGTCTCAGACAGGGCCGTCTGAACAACCTGAATGAAAGACAACAAACGTCATTCCAGAATGGAGAGAATAGTCACCATTCTGCAAACTTCTAGCCAAACAAGTCACAAATAACAATTTAACCATTGTGCGAAATATAAGCAACGTTTTGGTGGGACATCACAGAACATTTTGGCCCATGGTTTTAGTGAGGATGAGGTTTGCATTTCAAACAGGCAGGAACAGGTCCATACCTGGTCGATGAGGGGTCTTCTAAACGGGTTACTCTCCAGCAGCACACTGGCCCACAGCTCAGGGTCTTTACGGCGAACCAGGTAGCGAGACAGACTCTTGAACAGAGAGTTCTCATTGCATACCTGTACAGGAAATGTAAGATGATCAGTATTTGAGGGAAAACGTATGCAAACAGTGTAAAATTAACATTTCAATGTATTAGTCAAGTAAAAATGTCATTATTATTTCCCCACTCACATTAATGAGCTCCTGGTCACACTGTCCTCTCTCGTAGGCCACGCAGGCCAGGTGGGGGTCCCTCTTCTCACAGTACTTGCCCACCACACGGCTGTCGTAGAAGGTGTTCTCACGCAGGAAGCGCTCTGGGTTGTTGTTGCTGTCGATGTAGATCTTGGCCAGGGCATTGTGGGTAGCTGGCTCCTCACAGCCCTCATGGATACGGGCCTCCAGCCAAGGCAGAAGCAGCTTCAGTCTGGAGCCAACAAATACACATCTTCAAGTTTCAGGTGCTCATAAACTAGATATATTTACACTTAAGTGGGTCAAACAGCACCCCTTCACCCTACTTTCTCTTTCAGAAGTAATGTCACAATTAAATGCACTACAGCATAAAGACAGTCTGGGCTGAGACATCCCTCTCCCAGTCCCCACAGTCCTTACCTGTTCCTCTTCTCCACCTCAGCCACTAGTTCATCAGTGGAGAACTGTCCTTTCACCACCAGGATAAGGTTCTTAATCACATCCTCAGCACAGTCCACATCCAGCAGCCCTCCAATCACCACCGGCAGACGGCTGGGGTTcacctgacacacaaacacatttttcTTATAGAAAATTCACATATcgtacaatggtgtgtgtgtgtgtatacaaacAAAAAGCTGTTAGGCAGGTTAATATGAGTTTATGTACCTTCTGCACATAGATCTCAATGTATTTCTGCAGGGTGTTGCGGTACAGGTAGAGGACCAGGTCGTGTACAAAGTCGAAGCGGTCACACACGATGATCAGGGGGAGCTGATCAGTCAGCTTAGCTTCCTGTGAAGAGAGGAAATATTGATATCAGCTCACAGAATCAAACTAACAGCTAGACTTGGCTTTCAGGGTAATTAACAAAATAAATACTGAAGTAAGCTGTGATGTCATACTATAGCATGCCTACTTCTCTTCCTTACCTTGAGGAAGTTCTTGACTCGTTCGGGGTCGTAGCAGTTgctctctctgcagatcctctccaccTCTTTGATCTGTCCCGTCTTACAGGCTGCCTGGATGTACTTGAAGTGGACCTCTGGGTCCTGGCTGAAATTAACGATGGAACCCAGGAAGTAGAACAGACCTGGAATGAAGAGACAGAACTTAGTCCCCATAGATAGAGAGGTAGGATGAACAACTATGTGGTTGTTGAGACAGTCATGACCATGTTCCATGCAGGTGAGGACAAGACTAGGTGGTTTGTGTCAGGTGTATGGTCTGCTTACCTTCAAAGCTCTTGAAGGACTCAAAGAGCTCAGTGAGGGAGTTGGTGGAGAGCTGCTCGTGGTACTTAGAGGCCACCTGGACACAGATCTGCAGGTTCTGACGGATGTTGGCTGACAGCATGGCCCGAAGACACTCCAGAGAGTCCTCCACTGACAGGGAGCCAAAGAAGTTCACCAGCCACTGCAGGACAGAGTCAATACACATAGAGTCAGTGCAGACAGGAAAAATACCAGAATGCACACATGTTTATTAAGAGCAAAACACAGCAAGTACACACTTGTTCACCAAGACCATGAACACTCCAGGACATTATATTCCATGCAGTGTGTGGTTGTGTTAGATAGTGTCCTATACCTCAGGGTTGAGCAGGTGTGTGTGCACCACAGCCCGCTTGATATCGTACAGGTCGGTGTAATGCTCCAGAGCCCTCTGCAGCAGGCCAGCCTTCTCACACAGCTGGGCAACGTGGGCACGGTCGTAGTGGGTGAACATCTGGTTGCCCAGGATGGCATCAGCCACCTGAAGCAGAAAAAAAACATCATACATGAATTTAAAATCCATGACATCACGAGTCAGTGGAAGAGAAGCAAATAAGAGTGTAGCACTAAAAGAAAAAACATGCATACAATTGCTGTGTAAGTGTTGGGTCTGTGTGGATTggggtgtgatgtgtgtgtgtacctgtggggCGTGGACCAGGTTCATCTCCAGCAGGCGTGTCTGCAGAGGCCCCTCAGCAGGCCTGTTGTTCTTCAGGGCATCCAGGAGGAAAGAGGTACACTGCTGGATCAGGTTATACTCCATAAACACGTCAACGAtctgaacagggagacagacaatACATCAGCTACCACACATCAATCATGTTACTGTATACAGCACCTCACAGCGCAGCACTGAACAAGGTTTTTTTCCTTCAGAAAATGTATATGTAAGGGAAATAGGACGATAAATGAATGGTTGAGGTGGTGAAGACGTTTAGCCGCCTGACCTGTGTGATGTCGGCCAGGGGCTCCTCATCCTGCACCAGCATCTGAGAGAACTGCAGGCCTTGTTCTGGACTGATCCTCATCACATTCCTGAGCAGGAACATCCAGTCTGGAGTGTAGCCCACCTAGAAGGGAAATACGGAAAACGCATCTGTTAGTTAAAAACGGAATACAATCTAAATTGACCATATTAAAGAATTCCATTTTGTGTCAAGTCAAACGTTATATTGGTAAGGACTTAGAAAGATAGAAACACCACAACTAACCTTTTTGGCGTAGAGGACAATTTTCTGGAACTGTCCGGTCTCAGCGAAGCACTGAATGACCTTGTTGGGCACGTTGGCCCTGAGGTAGACGCTGAGAGCCAGAGTGGGGTCCACTGATTTCACCAGGTCCCCCAGCTCCTCTGAACACTCCagctattaaaaaaaaaaaaacatgcaattTTCATAAATCCCTAACCAACACTGTCACGAATAAAGTCCCAGCCAGCCCATTAGTTATAGGGATATTTGAACAGCCCAGTATGTTGAGCAATACATAATAGGAAAATAAAACTTAAGCTCAATGTTGAACATCCAAACTCAACAGTAAGCGACAACTATAGTCTCAGTTTATTATGATAACTATGGTTTCCTTGCCTTGTCCTCTTTGAGCCATTTCTCCAGCAGCTGCTTGCGTCCCTGCTGTAAGACGGGCCTGCACAGCTCAAGAGACTCAAACTTGTTGAGCTGGCCCTGGTCCAGCAGGATGCCAAAGTACTGCAGCAGAGGAGAGGTCTGGCCCGGCTGGGCCGGCACACTCTGGAACTTACGGATGGTGTCCGGGGTACGCAGGATACCctggggaggaggaaaggagcgTTTTGACTTTCAAAAAAAGTGAACATGATACAAGACTGTAGTAGTAGAAACCTTACTATACACAAGGCAGCTGGAATATCATTCAAACATTGATCATGATTTTAATTGTTTGTGCGTTTTGGTGCATTGGCAGTACCTTGGGAGCGTTTGCGGCCACCTTGGCAGCCTCAGAGTAGTTCCCTGCAGCGAACAGGGTGTTGAACTTTCTGGCGAACAGCTCCTCGGCCCCAGCCAGGTTGTTGCGCACGGCCATGCGCAGGGCTAGGTCTGGGTTCTGGAGCACGTTGGTGATGTAGGGGATGAtgttctcctcctccacacacactgacaacacctggacaaacacagtaacacacatacAGGGATAGAGAGTCCACTACTATACAGACATGAAGATATGTGTACTATTACATTAGTTTATATGTACTGACAAATTTAACAAAACTGGTATATAATTCCTTTGTTAAACTCACATATTTCTTCAGAATTTAATTGAACGTGTAAAAAGAATGTTGCTAGACTAGAGAATAGCATTTGTGAATTAActacacagaaacacactgctccatggtgatgtctgtgtgtgtgtgttacattaaGATATAAAGGAGCAGCAGACTGGAGGGTTAGAGAGCCAGGAGCTTTAAGGAGATTAGGACGCCTGGCCTGACAGGATTTCCAACTGTGTTTCAcatgctgctctctgctggaggTGCCGTTAGATCAGTATTAAACAAGGCTTCCCTCAGCCAAGGTCACCAattgatagacacacacacacacacacacgtcaatttggggcggcatgtagcctagtggttagcgcgttagaccagtaatcgaaaggttgctagatcgaatcccctagctgacaaggtaagaatctgtcgttctgcccctgaacaaggcagttaacccactgtttctaggccgtcattgaaaataataatttgttcttaactgacttgcctagttaaataaaaaggttaaaaataacactttttttaatttacaaaagcacacttccacacaaacacaccctgttTTTCCATTGTCACATATATGGGACAGCCATCGTCACACAGGTGCAGTATACAGTGTTTGTGAATTCTGAGGAGGAGACCTGGAGCAGTAGGCTCTACAGACATGGATCACCTTTCCATCCTCCTGAATATTTAAtggctctgtgtgttttggacaGGAAACTCATTGATCAGCCCACTGGCATCTGGTTACTCCTGATAAAAGGACTAAAACACTCCCATTTACCAGTGGAGACATACCTGTCCTTTCCTGTTGACTCCAATGATGCCAGCGGTTGGTTCATGTGGGGCTGTAACAAAGATGGTCTCCCCGCTGATCCGGTTCATGTAGATACAGGTGCCAGTCTCCAAGTCATACAGGTGGATGTAGCCATATTTGGTGATAAGAAAGACAACATCTTGCTTAGAGCTGATCTagaggacagagagcagggacacAAGGCTTCAGAAGCTGTAGCACAACAGGTATTAATGCAGAGGGCCTGCATGACTGTATGGAACAGGTTTGAGTTCTTGTCTGTGAAGTGGTTCCAGTACCTGCATGGCTACAGGGAAGTCATTCTGGGCCTCAGGAGGGAAGAACACGTCCACTGCCTTCTTTGGAAACGGCTGATTGCCTGTTGGTGGGGTTCCCACTTCAATTATGTGTAACTAGGAAAGCAAAAACACATTcagaggaaaaaacaaaaacaatgagACATCTTCCAGTCTTCTTTGCTCATTTTTCtttttccattccattccagccctCCCTGAGTACTCCATGTCCAAGCTGGAGATTCCTACCTTTCCTCCAGCTTGCCCTCGGACAGCGAAGCAGAACAGTGTCGATTCCTCTGTATTCCCCTCCATTTTGAACTGGGCAAAGCCGGCGGCGTGGCCCTCAATGGGCTGGGACACCTTCCTGTCCACAGAGTACAGCTGCATGGCTCCCACCACACGGTTTTGCTAAAATGAAggaatacacatactgtacaagaGCTTGTGCTACAGCAGTATTTTCCAGAGGTACATTAAGCCTTATCAGGGCAGAACATTTCATAATGCTGTGCAAGCTTCAAAACAGCCAAAAAGCATGTTATTAGCATCTATCAGGTCAGTGTATTGCTGTACATTAGTGTTGACACTCACACGGATTAACTTCTAATGACAAACTCGTAAAAAAAAAAACGCAAGTCACTTCAGTAGAATACAGCTCGCGTCAACCATAAATCCAATCTAATTCCCTCCATTTCAGTACCTGTGCTGAAATCCCAATGAGAAGCAGCCATTTCTGTTTGGCGTCAGTGCGGTAGTTGATGATTTGACAGCCTGCTAGGCTGGAGTGTCTGTCAAAGACTTTGACTGGCTGGGAGTCTCCCTCCATGCTCCAATGGTAGACGGCGTTGTCTGTGACCAGTGCTACAGTGTTGAGGGAGATCCACTTCCAGAAAGTGACGTCATCAGTCATGGTGTGAGCCTTCATCTTGCTCTTCATCTCAATGTTGAAGATCTGGAGGGTTTTTGCAGCTGAAAATTCACACATTAAAAGGTTTAGCAATATGATGATCTAACAGTGTATATCCACGAACTAATGTAAACTACTAAtcaccacacacaaacagactAGAGGGGAAATGAAAATACTGTAATACCAAATTTCACTTGATTTAGAAATAGTGGTAGTCATGGTTTGGTGCGAGTGCCACCAAATGACCAAACAAAACAGCACTTGCAATGCAGAAAGCAAGACCACAACGACGGGCAACCAATAACGTGGTAAGATCTGCATTCAGGAAGGAAAAGACTCAATACAAAAAAAAGTTAAGACATCACCAATCCACATGAGGCTAATAAACAGCAACCACTAGTGACTGGGTGAACTGATCATTTACAAACCAGTTCCTTCAGGAAGTTCACActtcttgacttattccacattttgttgtgttacaacctgaattgaACATGGTGTTagatttctcacccatctacacactataccccataatgacaaagggaaaacaggaTATTTTGAaatgttgctaatttattgaaaattacatacagaaatatctattttacataagtattaacacacaagtcaatactttgtagaagaacctttggcagcgattacagctttgagttgtcttggatATGTGCAATCAGCATTGCACATCTGGAATTTGAGATTCTCCCATTCCCTCAAGCACTGTTAACGTTAGACGGGGAGCAGtagtgaacagcaatcttcaagccTTTCCACAGATTtccaatgggattcaagtctgggtttaagctgggctactcaagaacattcacattcttgttctgatgCCATTCCAGCGGTGCTTTGGTtgaatgcttagggtcattgtcctgttggaacagaCTGGAGACAAGATTTAAGGTCGTTTGCATTCTGAAGCAgattctcatcaaggatttgcctgtatttgacTCCATTCATTGCTCCCTCCATCCTTAccagtctcacagtccctgccgctgaaaagcatccccatagcatgcgGCTGCCACCACGCCTCatgtagggatggtgttagaagggtgatgagctgtgcctgctTCTCCAGACATAGCTCtctgcattcaggccaaagatttacATTTATCATTAGACCAAAGAAATCCTTTGCTCTTAGACTTTcacgtgcctttttgcaaactccagatGTGCGGTAATGTGCGtttttctcaggagtggcttccgtctggccactctccaaTAAAGCCAatattggtgaagtgctgtagaaacggttgtccttctggcagcttCTCCTATCTCAGTCAAGGAACTCTATAGTTTTGTCAGTGGTCACTGGGTTCTAgaccacctccctgaccaaggtccttcttgcgcGGTTGTTTAATACCCTTCCCTAGACATATGCCTCATCACAACTCTATTGTGGAGATCTATGGACAAATCCTTGGACTTCacattgtcatgacgttgccctctttgggtacagcaagccccatccccctctccctgtctcctacacccaggctgctgtggtcagagagaggtcgtaaattcctagaGGAGattctcctcatggccacagtatagagacagagtggattttcatagagaacaaagtaATTTCTTCCACTGCACAGAACTTGAGATCCGAACAACATttgttctggagaaggtataacAGATCGGTGAAGAATTCAGCTACGAACTGGCccgtttggtacaattttgtgaaactcacgggagacaatacagccacattaccataacgctgtttatctTTTAACCATAACACGTGGTTAAAcacttagactatcgataccgacagaataagaacaagtctttgatatgaattactagtctgcagctaggaattcggtatcattgaacgcgaagaccgacaaccgccgaaacatctaatctataacgacatgaatgaatgtcactctgaactatccattctaaccacgactGAGAGAAGACGgacactctccaacagaaacaaacttttcaacagagaccgacgacacactgagcaaaaatatatatattgattgcaatagttcccgaatgagtgagcgttcatgtgcaaaggattagcatttcaattgttataattatcaactgtgtgttgtaTTCCCAAACGAACCCCACCTTCCCTTTAGTACACCAAGCTGCTGATGCCGTTATCCTTTCCTTGtaactatctactgtttgtttatgcatttctgtgaattagttagttagtaaataaattatttaagactatgtatggatgactcagtgaagactgggttcgtgcagataaccaacaatttacgacgtttggaatgagactaacgtgaggtaaaataaataattaatcagaagactattgatcagatatgaaaatatctgaaaagttattagGAAaagtataactttgtaatctgaatattttccttggtgccccgacttcctagttaattacagttacatgattaatcagtttaatcaCATAACAATAGAGTCATTTGATAAAGATGAATCTTCAGTTTAATAATGCCAAAGGCACAACAACAGTATAGTTTCTGCTTTGACATGCACtattaactgtgggaccttatatggaaAGGTGAGTTTTTCTAAATCATGTCAAACCAATTGAATTGTCCAAAAGGTGAACTACAATAAAGTTGTAGtgatatcaaggatgatcaaaggaaattggatgcacctgagctcaatttcgagtgttatagcaaaggggtgtgaatacttgtatttattttcaataaaatttgcaagcatttctaaaaacatgttttcactgctattatggggtattgtgtgtagatggttaagatttattttaatccattttgaattcaggctgtaaaaacaaaatgtggaataggtcaaggggtatgaatactttgatgGAACTGTATAAGGTCTTCCATTAATTACTGTTAAAAAGTCCTACTATTGTATGTGCCTCGTCATAGGTGAACTTCCAGGAGTACAAGCAGCTCTACAGGATTCCTAACCACAGTATGCTCATCCTGAGATGAATTAAGAAGTTTGGAATTGGGT includes:
- the LOC135553011 gene encoding clathrin heavy chain 1-like isoform X1, with the protein product MAQILPIRFQEHLQLQNLGINPANIGFSTLTMESDKFICIREKVGEQAQVVIIDMADPNTPIRRPISADSAIMNPASKVIALKAAKTLQIFNIEMKSKMKAHTMTDDVTFWKWISLNTVALVTDNAVYHWSMEGDSQPVKVFDRHSSLAGCQIINYRTDAKQKWLLLIGISAQQNRVVGAMQLYSVDRKVSQPIEGHAAGFAQFKMEGNTEESTLFCFAVRGQAGGKLHIIEVGTPPTGNQPFPKKAVDVFFPPEAQNDFPVAMQISSKQDVVFLITKYGYIHLYDLETGTCIYMNRISGETIFVTAPHEPTAGIIGVNRKGQVLSVCVEEENIIPYITNVLQNPDLALRMAVRNNLAGAEELFARKFNTLFAAGNYSEAAKVAANAPKGILRTPDTIRKFQSVPAQPGQTSPLLQYFGILLDQGQLNKFESLELCRPVLQQGRKQLLEKWLKEDKLECSEELGDLVKSVDPTLALSVYLRANVPNKVIQCFAETGQFQKIVLYAKKVGYTPDWMFLLRNVMRISPEQGLQFSQMLVQDEEPLADITQIVDVFMEYNLIQQCTSFLLDALKNNRPAEGPLQTRLLEMNLVHAPQVADAILGNQMFTHYDRAHVAQLCEKAGLLQRALEHYTDLYDIKRAVVHTHLLNPEWLVNFFGSLSVEDSLECLRAMLSANIRQNLQICVQVASKYHEQLSTNSLTELFESFKSFEGLFYFLGSIVNFSQDPEVHFKYIQAACKTGQIKEVERICRESNCYDPERVKNFLKEAKLTDQLPLIIVCDRFDFVHDLVLYLYRNTLQKYIEIYVQKVNPSRLPVVIGGLLDVDCAEDVIKNLILVVKGQFSTDELVAEVEKRNRLKLLLPWLEARIHEGCEEPATHNALAKIYIDSNNNPERFLRENTFYDSRVVGKYCEKRDPHLACVAYERGQCDQELINVCNENSLFKSLSRYLVRRKDPELWASVLLESNPFRRPLIDQVVQTALSETQDPEEVSVTVKAFMTADLPNELIELLEKIVLDNSVFSEHRNLQNLLILTAIKADRTRVMEYINRLDNYDAPDIANIAISNELFEEAFAIFRKFDVNTSAVQVLIEHIGNLDRAYEFAERCNEPPVWSQLAKAQLQKGLVKEAIDSYIKADDPSAYMEVGQAAAQSGNWEDLVKFLQMARKKSRESYVETELIFALAKTNRLAELEEFINGPNNAHIQQVGDRCYDERMYDAAKLLYNNVSNFGRLASTLVHLGEYQAAVDGARKANSTRTWKEVCFACVDGNEFRLAQMCGLHIVVHADELEELINYYQDRAYFEELITMLEAALGLERAHMGMFTELAILYSKFKPQKMREHLELFWSRVNIPKVLRAAEQAHLWAELVFLYDKYEEFDNAILTMMSHPSDAWKEGQFKDIVTKVANVELYYKAIQFYLEFKPLLLNDLLIVLSPRLDHTRAVNFFMKTKQLSLVKPYLRSVQNHNNKGVNEALNNLFITEEDYAALRASIDAYDNFDNITLAQGLEKHELIEFRRIAAYLFKGNNRWKQSVELCKKDKLYKDAMQYASESKDLELAEELLAWFLEEDKKECFAACLFTCYDLLRPDVVLETAWRHNIMDFSMPYFIQVMREYLSKVDAIKEKVDKLDASESLRKQEEQNTESQPIVYGTPQLMLTSGPGQAVPPQPGYGGYGYPAAPTGYGQPPQPGFGYGM